GTCTCCACTTTGATCTCTTGGCTGCGGATCTTGCCTTTCACAGCTAGATCATAATCTCCGGGTGTTTGGGTTTTGACACCAACTTTTCCTGAAAAGTAGAAGTCTCCGGCTCCCACAGGGTTGTTTAAGAGAGAACTTATCGTGGGCTCATTTCCGTTGACTTCCTCTATCCGAGGGCCATAAAAATACTGACGATCATCGGTATTGTTGTCGTAATATAGGTACGACCGATGGCGAGTGATTGTATTCGTCGCTGCAAACTTAAAGTCTGTCAGACCAATAACTTTCTGACCTGTAACGCCATCGTATATTGCACCATAATTTACGGTAGAGGGGTCATTTGAACCATGTACATAACCTACCAGAAGATACCAGCGATCAAGTTCAGGGAGATTTCCATACCAAAAATAGGGGTTATTGTTTATCGTTCCAGCAAGTGTATTCACACCTGGGGCACAGCCCAAATAGGCCGTTCCACTTTTAGAATTTGTTCTTTTCATCCAAACCGAAAAACGGTAGGTCTTCTGATTATTGATCGGAATATCCACTGAGTTCCAGCCCCCGTCCGCATTCCCATCTCCGCTGGGAGCCCCTTTCCATAGGATAACCTGTGTACCCAAAGGACCCACCCCCCACTCACGTTCGTTCTCACTGGTCAGACCATTTGCAGTGAGGCCTGAAGTTCCACCAGATCCGGTTACCCAATCATTGAGGTTGAGCAGATTTTGTGCATGGCTTCCCATGGCGCATACACTAAAGGCAAATAGAAATGCCGACTTTAACTTATTCATAGCTAATAAACTGGTTAATAAAATATATCAGTAATAAAAATACAATAGGAATCTTTAAGAAGCTATTTTTGTTGCATCTATAGACCTGGTTAGCATTCTTTTTATGGTTACTTGAATTTAAAAATTTCTGCTATTTATTCATAGCGTTATTTAATATATTTTTTCCTTCTGGTTATATCGCATCGCTATTAAACTTTGCATAGCAACCACGTGTTCCTTAACCAAAAATTGATTTGCCATATTTCTTTAATTTAAATGATATAGGCAAAAGTATGGATGTAGCAGGCCCTATCTTAGAAAAACAAGAGATTTATAAGCGGTAGCTGGGAGATACCGAAAAGCACAGCACAATAGAGCCTCCCTTGACAGTCAGCAAGGGAGGCTTTATCAGTTAGCGGTTAATAATATTCTACTGGTTTTTTCTCGCTCACTCCTCATTTCGGACAATGCCGTCTCTGATTTTTCGAGACGTTCAATCACTTGTTTCATAGCTCGCCCCTACATCATTAAAGACAGTGGTGCCGACGACAACATTGGCAGCTATTAGATCATTATATCGTGAAATATCCCCCCCTTCGATGGAATTGGTCGTGGTTAATATCATGGCATTATACTTTTCAATCGGGCAAGGTTAACACCCAAGTCTGATAATAATGAATCTTTAATTTTCTCCCACAAAGATTCTTCGTCAATAAAAATCAAATAATTCAATTTTTCAACGTTTAGCCCCAATTTATTAATGAGATAATTTGCAACTTTTTTAGGAGAAATTTGGCTTCGATAAAAATCCCTCAGATTATCAAGAGGTTCCCACCTACTTCTATTCAAAGACAGGTCAATTTGGTTCAAATAGGTATATAAAAATACTGCAAAAGAATATTTAATTTTCAACTTTCTAATTCTGTTATATTTACCATTTCCACCAATTCTTATTAAAAACCGGGTTAGTTCCTTTCAGATCTAAGGGAGCGCCTCCAGTTACAATACGACCAGGATTTCCGGTCCCACCCATACAACCCGGGATTGGCCCGTCCTCCACACTCCATCGTCCGATTTCGGCGTCATAAAACCTCACCCAGTAGTCATATTAACTAATAACTTTTTAGAACCTCTTGCCAATTCTCCGGATAATCTTTTTTGAGCTTTTCTTCAATAAAATCAGGGACTGGTTCCTTCGCGTAATCCAATCCTTTAGTTTTTAAAAAGGATATGACATTTCTCTTCTGGCGGTATTCTTTTTTATCCAAATCAACTATTTCTCTTCTAAGTGCTCCCAAAATGTAGATTGAATCTCCTTGCACCGTCCTATACATGATTCGCTTATAATCTGCTCCTTGTTCAAGTAAATATTGTGCTATATCAAACTGTTGATGGCTTATTGCATCTGATAATGGTAAATGCGGATAATAAGTATACCAAGAATTATAAAAATTAACATCGGCTCCCGCATTAACTAAGAGTTTAACTTTATTTAGATTATTACCTGAGATATATGTAATTGCTATATTTAATGGCGTTTCCCTTCCATTGTCACTATCTGTAATCGGCTTATTCTCAACAACATTAGGGTTACCATGGTACTTTATCAAAAGCTCTAGATATTTAGGGTCTGAATTTGCTGCGGCATCATGCATCGCTGTAGATCCTCGATATCTGTCTGCGATATTGGGATCAGCTTTCAAAGCTAATAATGTTTTTGCACTCTGATAATCGTTATTATTAATCGCGAGCATCAATAAAGTTTTGCCAAATTTAGGCTCTTGGTAATTGACGGGCTGCCTATCTTCGTTAGCTAGTTTTTTCACTAAATTAATATTCTCATCTTCCACTGCCTTTGCCAAATCCCAACTAGGCGAACCTTGGAAAAGCCGATAGTCATTACCAAGAAGTTTCTCTTTATCGATCTTATCATCCCTATTATGACAACCACAAAGTGTAAAAGTTAATATTACTATAAAAATTCTCATAATCTAAAATTTAAATTGAGAAGGAGTGATGGAATTTCTCAATCCGCTATTTATTTGTTGACCTACCGTAGGTTTTATCAGAGCCTCTATCACAGAGTTAATACTATGACCATTAAATATGCCACTAAAACTTCGAGGTTGAAGAAAATGCTTATTTCCCCCAGCCGTTGGTATTGCGCTTATCTTTTGAAGAGCATTTAACGGATCTGTCCTCATAATATATGCATCTGTATTAGATTTCTTTAAGGTACCACTTGTTAGTGGACTTACCCCCGCCGCATTGAAAGTTATTGCCTTATCTCCAGTATGTAATGAATTGTTTTCCGCCAAACCACCGCCTAAAGAGTGACCAGTGAAAGTTAATTCAGCACTTCCTATAATTTTTTTCAAAGCATCTACAGTTTTAATTGATTGAGTATATTGAGAAGACATCCCTAATGGTTGTAAAACATCATGTTTAGCATCCTTAAAATCATCCATCTCTGTGCCAGCTGTAGCATATACATATTCTGTTTTCCCATCCACAGTTCTCTCATATACATTAGACTTAAAACCACTTTTTTCATTATTTAACTGTAAACCTCCTCCTGCTTTAGAAACCTGCCATCCGCCAATAAGGTCACCTGGATCTTTCTTATCTCCATATACGTGTTTAGAAATCATGGCAGCCTCTAAGGGAGTTGGTTCCTCTAACATCCCGTCCGGATCAATAAATCGCAATGGATTATCATAAGCATAACGATATGGAGACCAACGTCTGTTCACTTCTGCCTTAGGGTCAATAACATTCCATCTACCTATCTCAGCGTCATAGAACCTCGCCCCATAATCCAGCTGCCCTTCTAGAACATAAGAACCTCCCAAGGTATGCGTACCACCATTTAGGTCAGTCTGCATCTCCTTGCCATTATAAAGATACTTATTATTGATACTCGTTGCAATAGATTTCGTCTTACCAAATGGATAGTAATCCTGTTTCTGCATCACTGTGGCAACAGGTGCTGTAGCTGTACCATCTTTCTTGAGTACAACCCTTACATTGCCTAAATGATCTGTCAGGTTATAATAGTAACTGTAAGTCCCCGAACTGTTCAGCAGGAATCCATCCTCGGTAGCGACACGTTCGATCACAGGATTTGCCCCACTTGCTTTGCTGTATTCAATCCCACCGATATAGTCCTGCTCGGTTGTGATACCGCCAACAGTAGACTTTCGGTTCAGCTTAGCGCCAGATGCATCGTAGGTGTAGACAATGCTCTTACCTGTACCCGTCACTGTTTTTGGCAGGTTCAGGTAATTATAGCTTAGGGCCATCCCTGTACGGTCCTTCGTCGCATTTCCGTTAAGGTC
The Sphingobacterium multivorum genome window above contains:
- a CDS encoding tail fiber protein, with protein sequence MNKLKSAFLFAFSVCAMGSHAQNLLNLNDWVTGSGGTSGLTANGLTSENEREWGVGPLGTQVILWKGAPSGDGNADGGWNSVDIPINNQKTYRFSVWMKRTNSKSGTAYLGCAPGVNTLAGTINNNPYFWYGNLPELDRWYLLVGYVHGSNDPSTVNYGAIYDGVTGQKVIGLTDFKFAATNTITRHRSYLYYDNNTDDRQYFYGPRIEEVNGNEPTISSLLNNPVGAGDFYFSGKVGVKTQTPGDYDLAVKGKIRSQEIKVETSGWADYVFEEDYKLPTLAETEKFIQKNGHLPDVPKASEVAANGISLGEMNKILLKKIEELTLQVIQLNKTVQEQDKEIKIIKIAK
- a CDS encoding heavy metal-binding domain-containing protein encodes the protein MILTTTNSIEGGDISRYNDLIAANVVVGTTVFNDVGASYETSD
- a CDS encoding ankyrin repeat domain-containing protein is translated as MRIFIVILTFTLCGCHNRDDKIDKEKLLGNDYRLFQGSPSWDLAKAVEDENINLVKKLANEDRQPVNYQEPKFGKTLLMLAINNNDYQSAKTLLALKADPNIADRYRGSTAMHDAAANSDPKYLELLIKYHGNPNVVENKPITDSDNGRETPLNIAITYISGNNLNKVKLLVNAGADVNFYNSWYTYYPHLPLSDAISHQQFDIAQYLLEQGADYKRIMYRTVQGDSIYILGALRREIVDLDKKEYRQKRNVISFLKTKGLDYAKEPVPDFIEEKLKKDYPENWQEVLKSY